In Haliaeetus albicilla chromosome 3, bHalAlb1.1, whole genome shotgun sequence, the following are encoded in one genomic region:
- the GPR20 gene encoding G-protein coupled receptor 20 — MPTSSTQLPALDSINSTQQPNSSTYLFSKFIHPDNELYTEFYSLWIALMVVNAIIFLVGVVLNSLALYVFCFRTKTKTTSVIYTINLIVTDLLVGFSLPVRIIMFYSAGDCLNCSLVHIFGYFVNMYCSILFLTCICVDRYLAIVQVEVSRKWRNPTCAKGICVFIWIFATVVTFSILTMAIQFAACCLSKILVLMVCEYFFPLIIIIFFTTRIMCALSKPSLMHQSRERRMRAVQLLITVLIIFMICFTPFHVRQVAISVNPDMPHDVSLLVYHVTVTLSSLNSCMDPIVYCFVTNNFQSTMKNIFRKTEPEQTNVDILGMNKNSKGSNAITAFSNTIGSPVSLPSPSSVQI; from the coding sequence ATGCCAACCTCCTCCACCCAGCTGCCAGCCCTTGACTCTATCAACTCCACCCAGCAACCCAACTCCAGCACCTACTTGTTCTCCAAGTTCATCCACCCTGACAACGAACTGTACACAGAATTTTACAGCCTGTGGATTGCCCTGATGGTAGTCAATGCCATCATTTTCCTGGTGGGTGTTGTGCTAAACAGCTTGGCGCTGTACGTCTTCTGCTTCCGTACCAAGACAAAAACCACCTCTGTTATTTACACCATCAACCTGATTGTCACTGATCTCTTGGTGGgcttttccttgcctgtccGGATCATCATGTTCTACAGTGCAGGGGACTGCCTGAATTGTTCCTTGGTTCATATCTTTGGCTACTTTGTCAACATGTACTGCAGCATCCTCTTCTTGACATGCATCTGCGTTGACCGTTATCTGGCAATCGTACAGGTAGAGGTCTCACGTAAATGGAGGAACCCCACCTGTGCCAAGGGGATCTGCGTCTTCATTTGGATCTTTGCCACTGTGGTGACTTTCTCCATTCTGACCATGGCAATACAGTTTGCTGCATGCTGTCTCTCAAAGATTCTGGTCCTGATGGTCTGTGAGTACTTCTTCCCCCTCATCATAATCATCTTCTTCACCACCAGGATTATGTGTGCTCTGTCCAAGCCCAGCCTCATGCACCAGAGTCGGGAGAGGAGAATGAGGGCTGTGCAACTCCTCATCACCGTCCTCATCATCTTCATGATCTGCTTCACTCCTTTTCACGTGCGACAGGTAGCAATCTCTGTCAACCCAGACATGCCCCATGATGTCAGCCTCCTCGTCTACCATGTGACAGTGACTCTGAGTAGCCTCAACAGCTGCATGGACCCCATTGTCTACTGCTTTGTCACCAATAACTTCCAGTCAACCATGAAAAACATCTTCAGGAAAACCGAGCCAGAGCAAACCAATGTGGACATCCTGGGTATGAACAAGAACTCCAAGGGCTCCAATGCAATCACTGCCTTCTCAAACACAATAGGAAGCCCTGTGAGCTTGCCATCACCAAGCAGTGTCCAGATATAA